Proteins encoded in a region of the Elizabethkingia bruuniana genome:
- a CDS encoding Crp/Fnr family transcriptional regulator yields MTELQKISEFESSPELIERLYANSVQKDYKAGSIIQDENSHIRAIPIVVKGSLKVIRTEEDGREILLYYIKPGESCIMSFLGGLHNDTSKVRAEVEEDAEILFLPVDKVSLFIKEYPQWLDYIFRLYHKRFEELLEVVNAIAFKKVDERLLDLLQKKSSLAVSKTIQTTHEQLANELGTARAVVSRLLKQLEENGTVKLGRNKITLM; encoded by the coding sequence ATGACAGAACTGCAGAAAATTTCCGAATTTGAATCTTCACCAGAACTGATTGAAAGATTATATGCTAATAGTGTACAAAAAGACTATAAGGCAGGGAGTATTATTCAGGATGAAAATTCCCATATCCGGGCTATTCCTATCGTGGTAAAAGGAAGTCTGAAGGTAATCCGTACCGAAGAAGACGGGCGTGAGATTCTGTTGTACTACATAAAACCCGGAGAAAGCTGCATTATGTCTTTTCTTGGCGGATTGCATAATGATACGAGCAAGGTCAGGGCTGAGGTAGAAGAGGATGCGGAAATTCTTTTTCTTCCGGTAGATAAGGTTTCACTTTTTATTAAAGAATATCCACAATGGCTGGATTATATTTTCAGATTGTACCATAAAAGGTTTGAAGAACTTCTGGAGGTTGTAAATGCCATTGCCTTTAAAAAGGTAGATGAAAGATTACTGGATTTATTGCAAAAGAAATCTTCTCTTGCAGTGTCCAAAACAATTCAGACAACCCATGAGCAGCTTGCAAACGAATTGGGAACGGCGAGAGCTGTAGTTTCCAGATTGCTAAAACAGCTTGAAGAAAACGGAACCGTAAAGCTGGGAAGAAATAAAATTACCCTTATGTGA
- a CDS encoding DUF4876 domain-containing protein: protein MRKLIFLLLIPVIFLIGCNRGDDFNGNNEIRPMAFTVTVKFDNASGNVANKGAANAKVVLVNTLTRDSIKGNTDANGELKLNSILPGTYNVTSELKMTKDEYQKAFGQTTSYPVVNFGGFQEKVTINANVSSTVITVSSGNLGDLVIKQIYYAGSSTSEGAAFRDQFIEIHNNSDQTIFADGLYVALMEGNTNNNVTSYTLANGQYDWSQTASGGSSANTDYAYASSIIKIPGNGTQYPILPGKSIVIAQTAINHKAPFDGNDGKQVTIKNPSLTVDLSKADFEVYVGDYAKSQGKNPYQWDVQNIMVPDMEFVHWVNALTDYILNLTSKPAVAIISATPQQVASWAKVASPKNPKGSLFVQVPASFILDGVDITDKDQKAPKDLPTSVDATRTFTNKNGLALPDYSSYSVIRKTKEIINGRVVLQDTNNSANDFTTIEANPRGYAQ from the coding sequence ATGAGAAAATTAATATTTCTTTTATTAATACCTGTTATATTCCTGATAGGGTGTAATAGAGGTGATGATTTCAATGGTAACAACGAAATCAGACCAATGGCTTTTACAGTAACGGTAAAATTTGATAATGCTTCAGGGAATGTTGCTAATAAGGGTGCGGCCAACGCAAAGGTTGTTTTAGTGAATACTTTGACAAGAGATAGCATTAAAGGAAATACTGATGCTAATGGAGAATTAAAGCTAAACAGCATACTCCCGGGAACTTATAATGTGACTTCGGAATTGAAAATGACCAAAGACGAATATCAAAAAGCATTTGGACAGACAACGAGTTATCCGGTTGTAAACTTTGGAGGCTTCCAGGAAAAAGTTACGATTAATGCTAACGTTTCTTCTACAGTTATCACAGTATCCAGCGGGAATCTTGGAGATTTGGTTATTAAACAAATTTATTATGCAGGATCATCTACAAGTGAAGGAGCTGCATTTAGAGATCAGTTTATAGAGATACATAATAATTCGGACCAGACAATTTTTGCAGACGGTCTGTACGTAGCACTAATGGAAGGTAATACAAATAATAATGTAACAAGTTATACTTTAGCCAACGGGCAGTATGACTGGAGCCAGACAGCTAGTGGCGGATCCTCTGCGAATACGGATTATGCATATGCCAGTTCCATTATAAAAATTCCCGGAAATGGGACACAGTATCCAATTTTACCAGGGAAGAGTATTGTGATTGCACAAACTGCTATTAATCATAAAGCACCTTTTGATGGAAATGATGGCAAACAAGTAACGATTAAGAACCCCTCTCTAACGGTTGATTTAAGCAAAGCTGATTTTGAAGTTTATGTAGGAGATTATGCAAAAAGTCAGGGTAAAAATCCTTACCAATGGGATGTCCAGAATATTATGGTTCCGGATATGGAATTTGTACATTGGGTAAATGCACTTACAGATTATATCCTGAATTTAACTTCTAAACCAGCAGTGGCAATTATTAGTGCTACACCACAACAGGTAGCTTCATGGGCTAAAGTAGCAAGTCCTAAGAACCCTAAAGGATCTTTGTTTGTACAGGTTCCTGCTAGTTTTATTCTGGATGGGGTTGATATTACAGATAAAGATCAAAAAGCACCGAAAGACTTGCCAACAAGTGTAGATGCTACAAGGACTTTTACTAATAAAAACGGACTGGCATTACCAGATTATTCATCGTATTCTGTTATCAGAAAGACTAAAGAAATCATTAACGGACGTGTTGTGTTACAGGATACAAACAACTCTGCAAATGACTTTACAACTATAGAAGCAAACCCAAGAGGATATGCACAATAA
- a CDS encoding DUF4920 domain-containing protein encodes MKKLLFLSLLFVSITLFAQPPVGSANKGEEYGAGVSKAKEAGAVNMAELNKILNERKEVQDITVKATVTDVCPKKGCWVTLDNPDKTKVFVKMKDYAFFLPTAIKGKTILLDGKAQLKQTSVEELRHYAEDAKKPQSEIDKITTPVTEIRLLASGIRVAQ; translated from the coding sequence ATGAAAAAACTACTTTTTTTAAGCTTACTTTTCGTGAGTATAACATTATTTGCACAACCTCCTGTAGGAAGCGCCAATAAAGGAGAGGAATATGGTGCCGGAGTTTCCAAAGCCAAGGAAGCTGGAGCCGTAAATATGGCAGAACTGAATAAAATTCTGAATGAAAGAAAAGAAGTGCAGGATATTACAGTAAAAGCAACTGTTACCGATGTTTGTCCTAAAAAAGGGTGCTGGGTTACTTTAGATAATCCGGATAAAACAAAGGTATTTGTTAAGATGAAAGATTATGCCTTCTTTCTGCCTACTGCTATAAAAGGAAAAACAATTTTACTGGACGGGAAAGCGCAGTTAAAACAAACTTCTGTGGAAGAATTAAGACACTATGCAGAAGATGCTAAAAAGCCTCAAAGCGAGATTGACAAAATAACAACACCTGTAACGGAAATCCGTTTACTGGCGAGCGGGATAAGAGTTGCTCAGTAA
- a CDS encoding cytochrome-c peroxidase, whose product MKDRYLAIIAVVAVGLMLGYRPNDPMAYTVDELRDLYSGGDKSKWPKPHLFAEAEEHFQDIGPLADMQYPADNPYSEDKMELGKTLFLDPRLSKSGQIACASCHNPELGWADGNRVSFGHDRQNGTRNAPTLLNIGFAKTFFWDGRSATLEEQVKAPIENPVEMNLHMSLATKNIRKIKGYKPYFEKAFGTTEITEDRIAKAIATFERSLISPPSRFDKFVSGKRNALTDAEVKGLHLFRTKANCINCHNTPYFSDQKFHNLGLTYYGRKYEDLGRYLVTLRNEDVGKFKTPTLREVSENKPYMHNGLFPELANIVMMYNAGMGRETPRGDQVNDPKFPHKSGMVEKLNMTDEEVFDVVAFLKTLNSYKYKMRAPELPK is encoded by the coding sequence ATGAAAGACAGATATTTAGCAATAATTGCAGTTGTAGCAGTCGGTTTAATGCTGGGATATCGCCCAAATGATCCTATGGCTTATACGGTGGACGAGTTGCGTGATCTTTATTCGGGAGGGGATAAATCCAAATGGCCAAAACCTCATTTATTTGCAGAGGCTGAAGAACATTTTCAGGATATAGGTCCTTTGGCTGATATGCAATATCCGGCAGATAATCCCTATTCTGAAGATAAAATGGAGTTGGGGAAAACTTTATTCTTAGATCCCCGATTGTCTAAAAGTGGTCAGATTGCCTGTGCTTCCTGTCATAATCCTGAGTTGGGCTGGGCAGATGGTAATCGGGTATCTTTCGGACATGACAGGCAAAACGGAACACGAAATGCTCCTACATTACTGAATATAGGCTTTGCAAAGACTTTCTTCTGGGATGGGCGTTCAGCAACATTAGAAGAACAGGTAAAGGCACCTATTGAGAATCCGGTAGAAATGAATTTGCACATGAGCCTGGCAACAAAAAATATCCGTAAAATAAAAGGTTATAAGCCTTATTTTGAGAAAGCCTTCGGTACAACAGAAATTACAGAAGACCGAATTGCCAAAGCTATAGCTACTTTTGAAAGATCATTGATCAGCCCACCGTCCCGTTTTGATAAATTTGTTTCCGGAAAAAGGAATGCACTGACAGATGCTGAGGTTAAAGGTCTGCACTTATTCCGTACAAAAGCTAATTGTATTAACTGTCATAACACACCTTATTTTTCTGACCAGAAATTTCATAATTTAGGGCTTACCTACTATGGCAGAAAATATGAAGATTTGGGAAGGTATCTGGTAACTCTTAGAAATGAAGATGTTGGCAAATTTAAAACGCCTACCCTAAGAGAAGTATCGGAGAATAAGCCTTATATGCACAATGGGCTTTTTCCGGAATTAGCGAATATTGTGATGATGTACAATGCCGGAATGGGAAGAGAAACGCCGAGAGGTGATCAGGTGAATGATCCAAAATTTCCACACAAGTCGGGAATGGTAGAAAAGCTTAACATGACAGATGAGGAAGTCTTTGATGTAGTTGCTTTTCTGAAAACTCTGAACAGTTATAAATATAAAATGAGAGCACCAGAGCTCCCGAAATAA
- a CDS encoding DUF6850 family outer membrane beta-barrel protein produces MHNKYKIFSHFFISGITGMAVLCSQFLYSQSTRLDSINISAIEKDIRIENPYINFFQPLDFSTTSLNAEFGKQNFKRVQSPEKMSNYNFESKGVYQLNPKVVISGNLKINREHEDNVPFVLTDERTTNTSFIHNPSYYWAPRAAKWMKQNYLINGQVAYRPVKFLITQLGTEGNFSKAYRQDADPRPEVSTYQYKIFGKVGFSWNKHSLFGKGRYFNNFRRNNIVFVNNNTNVPSNDSIFIRYNEGYGNQYNGLRYGLTEYKVNGYVWGGEYAFNTSNIHISIGYDYVNAIERFYRIYEYQAADLSKYRIYEKYSGLKTDLHSFYINYLCSFSGYKMASRLTYKDQLDANYNYVLQYTSYRLEQQNLNWKNSLVWFNHKNEAYKLLLDLGYGKNRVRDVSVVMDRRLSFFEYHAGIEKEFAIIPGHKLAVGVGQSLYIPVQKEFNYVPYQSLQENTFVQKVARPDYAYDSTPKIGLNLSAAYRWDSNKIRYEFAGGFNQLWLTNKTYKETVTTYNGRPNTIATIGLNVYY; encoded by the coding sequence ATGCACAATAAATATAAAATATTTTCACATTTCTTTATATCAGGGATTACGGGAATGGCTGTATTGTGCAGCCAGTTCCTGTACTCTCAGTCTACCCGTTTAGATAGTATTAATATAAGTGCCATTGAAAAGGATATAAGAATAGAGAATCCTTATATCAATTTTTTTCAACCGTTGGACTTTTCAACAACATCTCTTAACGCTGAATTTGGAAAACAGAATTTTAAAAGAGTTCAGTCTCCGGAAAAAATGTCAAACTATAACTTTGAATCCAAGGGCGTCTATCAGCTGAATCCAAAAGTTGTTATATCCGGAAATTTAAAAATTAACAGAGAACATGAGGATAATGTTCCATTTGTTTTGACAGATGAAAGAACAACGAATACAAGCTTTATTCATAATCCTTCTTATTACTGGGCACCACGTGCAGCAAAATGGATGAAACAAAATTATCTGATTAATGGGCAGGTTGCTTACAGACCAGTAAAATTCCTGATCACACAATTGGGAACAGAAGGTAATTTTAGTAAAGCTTATCGCCAGGATGCAGATCCACGCCCGGAGGTAAGTACTTATCAATATAAAATTTTTGGAAAAGTCGGATTTTCATGGAATAAGCACAGCCTTTTTGGAAAGGGAAGATATTTCAATAATTTTCGCAGAAATAATATTGTATTCGTAAATAACAATACCAATGTTCCATCTAATGATAGTATTTTTATCCGGTATAATGAAGGGTATGGGAATCAGTATAATGGTTTGAGATATGGACTTACTGAATATAAAGTAAATGGCTATGTATGGGGTGGTGAATATGCATTTAATACATCAAATATCCATATTAGTATAGGTTATGATTATGTTAATGCCATTGAGCGATTCTATAGAATCTACGAATATCAGGCCGCTGACCTTAGTAAATATAGAATATATGAGAAGTATTCAGGATTAAAAACTGACCTGCATAGTTTTTATATCAATTATCTCTGTAGTTTTTCAGGCTACAAAATGGCCTCCAGATTAACGTACAAAGATCAGTTAGATGCAAACTATAATTATGTTTTACAGTATACTTCTTACCGGTTGGAGCAACAGAACCTGAATTGGAAGAATAGTCTTGTATGGTTCAATCACAAGAATGAAGCTTATAAATTGTTATTGGATTTAGGCTATGGTAAAAACCGTGTGAGGGATGTTTCTGTAGTGATGGACAGAAGGTTATCTTTCTTTGAATATCATGCAGGTATTGAAAAAGAATTTGCAATAATACCAGGGCATAAACTGGCTGTTGGGGTAGGGCAAAGTCTTTATATTCCGGTGCAGAAAGAATTCAACTATGTACCATATCAAAGCTTGCAAGAAAATACCTTTGTACAAAAAGTAGCGCGGCCTGATTATGCCTATGATTCTACACCTAAAATTGGACTTAATCTGAGTGCTGCTTATCGATGGGACAGCAATAAAATCAGATATGAATTTGCAGGTGGTTTTAACCAGTTGTGGCTAACCAATAAAACATATAAAGAAACTGTTACCACTTATAATGGCAGACCTAATACTATAGCTACGATAGGTTTAAATGTTTATTATTAA
- a CDS encoding VOC family protein: protein MSKTNPVVYFEIPVNDLQRAVKFYSAIFNFTFEKEIMDGYEMAFFPFTESKSGVTGALVKGDVYKPTKNGVILYFKTDNIENTLKKVLENSGSILYPKTLNEKFGFAVAEF, encoded by the coding sequence ATGAGTAAAACCAATCCTGTTGTCTATTTTGAAATTCCTGTGAATGATCTTCAACGGGCTGTGAAATTTTATTCTGCAATATTCAATTTTACTTTTGAAAAAGAAATAATGGATGGTTACGAAATGGCTTTCTTTCCTTTTACGGAATCAAAAAGCGGAGTGACCGGAGCTTTGGTAAAAGGAGATGTTTATAAACCTACTAAAAACGGAGTAATCCTGTATTTCAAAACCGACAATATAGAAAACACTCTAAAAAAGGTTCTGGAAAATAGCGGAAGCATTTTATATCCAAAAACTTTAAATGAAAAGTTTGGCTTTGCAGTTGCCGAATTTTAA
- a CDS encoding TonB-dependent receptor plug domain-containing protein — protein sequence MNKSLLSATMLLVAASSLHAQNWQSKTIHDGKVSYFRYAEGASLNVRDCNFTKTKSGDIKLLGKCSFIIREPGKEPETIMLKENEEYILVVSKPREKSEIRIEEVELFAKKKVFSEIGIRQEALHNVQAFSIGDVLQQLPGQYVQPFNNTQFKNIVFRTASGASITGSSQIPGGDDYGNKAFGVQLMVNDVVVSNNENMQSVSSAYDPPYKTSFGTTSSAGNLTPGQPNYGMDLREIPVVNIESVEVIQGIPDAKYGDLTTGLIKVNTIARQSPLRVEASIKEGTYQFGLNKGFKIKGNQALSVSVDYMNSIVEPRSSLVSYNRFSTNAMWSVTGSKLRNKLSFSFSQNISEGKKDPDDLTGLTINSNNKNFSLSNNFTYRLTSKPGRENGLKNLSADVGVSYGDQYSMRKYFLNMGARPYGNATDNSVYYAPYTPPSYDNLIFVEGKPFNLYSNVSLNGRYISAQSKWIHDYSIGFNFRYGDNFGVGRYGTAGQYATTTITKSSVDGARDYNYRDNVLASTQTAFYIQNNIYKVFANKHSLRANLGLRYDLQNSVSTLSPRVNVAYKMGRTSLRLGGGLTSKAPSLNQLYTGPRYIDLLLGDYRLPGYYTVGIMQTVVTPGDNVDLKPSKSWKTEVGVDYQLPFASISLTAYYNKLFDGFTSKSVVKEVDKAKVNVNIVGTERPTFEIVGTEKFRYVQTQVVNGATSTDKGLEMMVGFRKIKALNLVPSFNASYVETESVRDNSVLFLKAPEVVDPNFQYGLYDNTGGKVTMARASVSLDYHLPDSGLIIGLRSDNFLLDRRNTYSDSVYPVGYIDYNFRTTMIPENDRKNPKYSNLFRKASEERVSGLTHKTLHNFHLRVTKDFLSGFRVSVYVNNVFNLKPYNESGYEYTNFTPISFGANLSYKF from the coding sequence GTGAATAAATCTTTACTAAGCGCTACCATGCTTTTGGTGGCTGCCAGTTCTTTGCATGCCCAAAATTGGCAATCGAAAACAATACATGATGGAAAGGTATCTTATTTTCGATATGCTGAAGGAGCTTCTCTGAATGTCCGGGACTGTAATTTTACCAAAACAAAAAGTGGTGATATAAAGTTATTGGGAAAATGTAGCTTCATCATTAGAGAACCAGGAAAAGAGCCTGAGACAATTATGTTAAAAGAAAATGAAGAATATATTCTTGTTGTCTCAAAACCAAGAGAGAAATCCGAGATCCGGATTGAAGAAGTAGAACTGTTTGCCAAGAAAAAAGTATTCTCAGAGATTGGCATCAGGCAGGAAGCTTTACACAATGTACAGGCATTTTCTATTGGAGATGTATTACAGCAACTACCCGGGCAGTATGTGCAGCCTTTTAACAATACTCAGTTTAAAAATATTGTATTCCGTACGGCAAGCGGCGCTTCTATTACCGGTAGCAGTCAAATCCCAGGCGGAGATGATTACGGGAATAAAGCTTTTGGAGTACAGCTAATGGTAAACGATGTGGTTGTGTCCAACAATGAAAATATGCAGAGTGTCAGCTCTGCTTATGATCCACCTTATAAAACTAGTTTTGGAACGACATCCAGTGCCGGAAATCTTACTCCGGGACAGCCTAATTACGGGATGGATCTTAGAGAGATTCCAGTAGTGAATATCGAGAGTGTTGAGGTAATACAAGGTATTCCGGATGCTAAATATGGAGATCTGACTACCGGATTGATAAAAGTAAATACTATTGCACGGCAGTCGCCACTTCGCGTTGAAGCCTCGATTAAAGAAGGAACATATCAATTCGGACTGAATAAAGGATTTAAAATAAAAGGTAATCAGGCTTTGAGTGTTTCTGTAGATTATATGAATTCTATTGTAGAGCCAAGATCGAGCCTTGTGAGCTATAATCGTTTCAGCACAAATGCCATGTGGAGTGTTACAGGTTCTAAATTGAGGAATAAGCTTTCATTTAGTTTTTCACAAAATATAAGTGAAGGTAAAAAGGATCCTGATGATTTAACGGGGCTTACAATCAACAGTAATAACAAGAATTTTTCGTTAAGCAATAATTTTACTTACAGACTTACTTCTAAACCAGGAAGAGAAAATGGTTTGAAAAATCTGAGCGCCGATGTTGGTGTAAGTTATGGAGATCAGTATTCTATGAGGAAATACTTTCTGAACATGGGAGCCAGACCCTATGGGAATGCTACCGATAACAGTGTTTATTATGCACCTTATACACCTCCAAGCTATGACAACCTAATTTTTGTAGAGGGTAAACCTTTTAATCTTTATTCTAATGTAAGTTTAAATGGTCGTTATATTTCGGCCCAATCAAAATGGATACACGATTATTCTATAGGTTTTAACTTTAGATATGGTGATAATTTTGGTGTTGGGCGCTATGGTACTGCCGGACAATATGCAACGACTACAATAACAAAAAGCTCTGTTGATGGCGCAAGAGATTATAATTACAGAGATAATGTTTTAGCATCTACTCAAACTGCATTTTATATTCAGAATAATATTTATAAAGTTTTTGCCAATAAACATTCGCTACGTGCAAATCTTGGACTTCGATATGATTTACAAAACTCTGTATCAACACTATCTCCAAGGGTAAATGTTGCTTACAAAATGGGAAGAACAAGTTTGAGATTAGGAGGAGGATTAACTTCGAAAGCACCTTCATTAAACCAACTATATACAGGTCCCAGATATATAGATCTTTTATTAGGAGACTACAGACTGCCTGGATATTATACAGTAGGAATTATGCAAACGGTAGTTACTCCAGGAGATAATGTAGATCTGAAGCCATCGAAAAGCTGGAAGACGGAAGTCGGGGTGGATTATCAGCTTCCGTTTGCCTCCATTAGCTTAACAGCATATTACAATAAACTATTTGATGGATTTACATCTAAATCTGTTGTTAAAGAAGTAGATAAGGCGAAGGTAAATGTCAATATTGTGGGTACTGAACGACCTACTTTTGAAATTGTGGGTACTGAAAAATTCCGTTATGTTCAGACTCAAGTGGTAAATGGTGCAACATCTACAGATAAAGGGCTAGAGATGATGGTCGGCTTTAGAAAAATTAAGGCTCTGAATCTGGTGCCTAGTTTTAATGCTTCTTATGTTGAAACAGAAAGTGTGCGGGATAATTCGGTTCTTTTCCTTAAAGCTCCGGAAGTTGTAGACCCTAATTTTCAGTATGGATTATACGATAATACAGGTGGAAAAGTAACTATGGCCAGAGCTAGTGTTAGTTTGGACTATCATTTACCAGATTCGGGATTGATTATAGGGCTTAGGAGTGATAATTTTCTTTTAGATCGTAGAAATACCTATTCAGATTCAGTCTATCCCGTAGGTTATATAGATTATAATTTTCGTACAACAATGATCCCCGAAAATGACAGGAAAAATCCAAAGTATTCAAATTTATTCAGAAAGGCTTCTGAAGAAAGAGTATCGGGATTAACTCATAAGACATTACATAATTTCCACCTTAGGGTGACAAAAGATTTCCTGAGTGGCTTCAGAGTTTCAGTTTATGTTAACAATGTTTTTAACCTGAAACCCTATAATGAATCGGGATATGAATATACCAATTTTACACCAATATCTTTTGGGGCTAATCTGTCTTATAAATTCTAA
- a CDS encoding chloride channel protein: MPKIKKSKTPKFIRRSIYNIKSILGLLRIVLSDRQFLYFSCVIVGITSALAVTVLKTFAHNVFQFTTYVNKILRLPYLNSILPILGIVLTVLIIRKFLNGSLEKGTAQIMIAVAKRSGFMPKKQMYAQIITSSLTVGMGGSAGLESPITITGAALGSNYAQDFRLNYKDRTLLLACGVAAGIATAFNAPVAGVLFAIEVILADMSVSAFIPIMISSATGAIMSNLTLNGGILLSFKRGLNFDYHNTIYYVLLGIIAGFLSVYHARLFRWVEHRIGSYSKNVYTRAFVGAGILGMLIFLFPPLFGEGYENIKVLANNQAGELLDNSLFEHLNGNEWWIMLFVLITMMIKSVATGLTLGSGGNGGNFAPSLFVGSYLGYFVSKVVTLIGIKNLPIDNFTVVGMAALLSGLFHAPLTAIFLIAEITGGYGLIIPLMLVSSISYAIAKRYDNYSMDIYSIADKGIVFTSDKDRNILDKIDVSLLYSSHLKTVFTDFTSQEIKDIFTNTNQYFVPVLDRSLIIQGIIMLNDVRKHLFFDQETDFSEFIITANIVSVDDATAKIIRIMEESRHDYVLLTKDGKYIGYITKSTIMDAYRQNLKKLRIE; this comes from the coding sequence ATGCCAAAAATTAAGAAATCTAAAACTCCAAAATTTATACGCCGCAGTATATACAACATAAAAAGTATATTGGGTCTGCTAAGGATCGTATTGTCGGACAGGCAGTTTTTGTATTTCTCTTGTGTTATCGTCGGGATAACCTCTGCATTGGCCGTAACGGTTCTGAAAACTTTTGCCCATAACGTTTTTCAGTTTACAACTTATGTTAATAAAATCCTTAGGTTACCTTATCTGAACAGTATTTTGCCTATACTGGGAATTGTACTTACTGTTCTGATTATTCGTAAATTTCTTAATGGATCTCTCGAAAAAGGAACTGCCCAGATTATGATAGCAGTTGCCAAAAGATCGGGTTTTATGCCTAAAAAACAAATGTATGCACAGATTATTACCAGCTCATTAACGGTTGGTATGGGTGGATCTGCAGGTTTGGAATCTCCGATTACGATTACTGGAGCAGCTCTGGGATCTAATTATGCACAGGATTTCCGGCTGAATTACAAAGACAGAACGCTGCTGCTTGCATGTGGAGTAGCCGCGGGAATCGCTACAGCCTTCAATGCCCCGGTTGCCGGAGTGTTATTTGCAATAGAAGTGATATTGGCGGATATGAGTGTCTCTGCATTTATTCCGATTATGATTTCCTCAGCTACAGGAGCAATTATGTCGAATCTGACCCTGAATGGCGGAATATTATTATCTTTTAAAAGAGGGCTGAATTTCGATTATCATAATACTATTTATTATGTTCTTCTGGGGATTATCGCTGGTTTTCTGTCTGTATATCATGCACGGCTCTTTAGGTGGGTCGAACATCGCATAGGAAGTTATTCCAAGAATGTATATACAAGAGCATTTGTAGGAGCAGGTATTCTGGGAATGCTCATATTTCTGTTTCCGCCATTATTTGGTGAAGGTTATGAAAACATAAAAGTACTGGCCAATAATCAGGCCGGAGAGCTACTGGATAATTCATTATTTGAGCACCTTAACGGAAATGAATGGTGGATTATGCTTTTTGTGCTGATTACCATGATGATTAAATCTGTCGCTACAGGACTAACACTGGGAAGCGGGGGGAATGGTGGTAATTTTGCGCCTTCACTTTTTGTAGGTTCTTATCTGGGATACTTTGTTTCCAAGGTTGTGACGCTTATCGGTATTAAAAACCTTCCTATAGATAATTTTACGGTTGTGGGTATGGCTGCTTTATTAAGTGGATTATTCCATGCACCACTCACTGCAATTTTCCTTATTGCCGAAATAACAGGTGGTTATGGGCTGATTATTCCGCTTATGCTGGTTTCTTCTATAAGCTATGCCATTGCAAAGAGGTATGATAATTATAGCATGGATATCTATAGTATTGCAGATAAAGGTATTGTTTTTACTTCCGATAAAGACCGCAATATCCTGGATAAAATCGATGTAAGTTTATTATACAGCAGTCACCTGAAAACAGTATTTACAGATTTTACTTCGCAAGAGATTAAAGATATATTTACCAATACCAATCAGTATTTTGTTCCGGTACTCGACCGGTCATTAATTATTCAGGGAATTATTATGCTGAACGATGTCCGAAAACATCTCTTTTTTGATCAAGAAACTGACTTCTCCGAATTTATCATTACTGCTAATATTGTATCTGTTGATGATGCTACAGCAAAAATAATACGGATAATGGAAGAAAGCCGGCATGACTATGTCTTATTAACGAAAGACGGAAAGTATATCGGTTATATTACCAAATCTACCATTATGGATGCTTACCGACAGAACCTGAAAAAACTTAGAATAGAATAA
- a CDS encoding sterol desaturase family protein, protein MNFNGFEFFDYLNVFQKFSWGEWIIFSLVVNLFLYLFSIGLYLLVDKTCRKDKLQKEDHPVTKSDFLLSLLTVICNSFIMLLGVLLWKSEWITLDNNTSAGIVFLEVVALILLMDFCMYLFHYAAHAPSIYKMLHGKHHEHISTNFLSLFVLHPFETIGFGLMMIVLLMCYNFSLTAIIIYLTINLMWGTIGHLNREFFPAKFDQLGIGTTRFHNLHHLDERKNFGFYTSIWDRLFGTYRN, encoded by the coding sequence ATGAATTTTAACGGGTTTGAATTTTTTGATTATCTGAATGTATTTCAGAAGTTTTCATGGGGAGAATGGATTATATTCAGCCTTGTAGTTAATCTGTTTTTGTATCTGTTTTCTATAGGATTATATCTGCTTGTAGATAAAACATGTCGTAAAGACAAGTTACAGAAGGAAGATCATCCTGTTACTAAATCTGATTTTTTACTTAGTCTGCTTACTGTGATTTGCAACAGCTTTATTATGCTGCTTGGTGTTCTTTTGTGGAAAAGTGAATGGATCACTTTGGATAATAATACTTCGGCAGGGATTGTCTTTTTGGAAGTTGTGGCTTTAATTCTTCTGATGGATTTTTGTATGTACCTCTTTCATTATGCGGCCCACGCTCCCTCTATTTATAAAATGCTACACGGAAAACATCATGAACATATTAGTACAAATTTTCTGAGTCTGTTTGTGCTCCATCCTTTTGAAACGATAGGCTTTGGATTGATGATGATAGTGCTGTTAATGTGCTATAATTTCTCGCTGACTGCGATCATAATATATCTGACAATTAATCTCATGTGGGGAACAATAGGACATCTTAACAGAGAGTTTTTTCCGGCAAAGTTTGATCAGCTGGGAATAGGGACGACCAGGTTTCATAATCTTCATCATCTCGACGAACGCAAAAACTTTGGTTTTTATACCTCTATCTGGGACCGGCTTTTCGGGACTTATAGAAATTAG